One Actinomadura viridis genomic region harbors:
- a CDS encoding ABC transporter ATP-binding protein, which produces MKELHPNPAPAVPPGIGVSPGAPVLSGTGLVKRFGSTVALGGVDLAVGRAEAVAIMGPSGSGKSTLLHCLAGIVRPDAGEVHLLGRRIDALGERRRSELRRTRFGFVFQFGRLLPELPADENVALPLMLGGTPRREAVRAARGWFGPLGLAGMENRRPGELSGGQAQRVAIARALAGRPAVVFADEPTGALDQATGQDTMRLLVEATKSNGASLAVVTHDPNVARWCDRTVEVRDGLVLAPGGVA; this is translated from the coding sequence ATGAAGGAGCTTCATCCGAATCCCGCCCCGGCCGTCCCGCCGGGCATCGGCGTATCGCCGGGCGCCCCCGTCCTGTCCGGTACGGGGCTGGTCAAGCGTTTCGGGTCCACGGTGGCGCTGGGCGGCGTCGATCTCGCGGTGGGCCGGGCCGAGGCGGTCGCGATCATGGGGCCGAGCGGCTCCGGCAAGTCGACCCTGCTGCATTGCCTGGCCGGGATCGTCCGGCCGGACGCGGGCGAGGTCCACCTGCTCGGCCGGCGGATCGACGCGCTCGGCGAGCGCCGCCGCAGCGAGCTGAGGCGGACCAGGTTCGGCTTCGTCTTCCAGTTCGGCCGGCTGCTGCCGGAACTGCCCGCCGACGAGAACGTGGCGCTGCCGCTGATGCTCGGCGGCACGCCGCGGCGCGAGGCCGTCCGGGCGGCCCGGGGCTGGTTCGGGCCGCTCGGCCTGGCGGGCATGGAGAACCGCCGTCCCGGCGAGCTGTCGGGCGGGCAGGCCCAGCGGGTCGCGATCGCCCGCGCCCTGGCCGGCCGCCCCGCGGTGGTCTTCGCCGACGAGCCGACCGGTGCGCTCGACCAGGCCACCGGCCAGGACACGATGCGCCTGCTGGTGGAGGCCACCAAGAGCAACGGCGCCTCCCTCGCGGTCGTGACGCACGACCCGAACGTGGCGCGCTGGTGCGACCGCACGGTGGAGGTCCGCGACGGCCTCGTCCTGGCGCCGGGCGGGGTGGCGTGA
- a CDS encoding histidine kinase dimerization/phosphoacceptor domain-containing protein encodes MPAGLGRTADPRAGASPYPARRDERLELARDLHDFVAHHVTGIVVQAQAARFTLGTEAARDPERLGLMLGGIEAAGTEALTSMRRMVGLLREAQGETGADGADGADGADATAVQVSVVRLARGDGSVEVAVRDDGRGRGAPAGRRVRPGGPAGTGRGDRRAAARRAAARGRLGGRGGHSGPPPLRESAP; translated from the coding sequence GTGCCCGCCGGCCTCGGCCGAACGGCCGATCCCCGCGCCGGCGCGAGTCCGTACCCCGCCCGCCGCGACGAGCGGCTGGAGCTGGCGCGCGACCTGCACGACTTCGTCGCCCACCACGTGACCGGAATCGTCGTCCAGGCGCAGGCCGCGCGGTTCACCCTCGGCACGGAGGCCGCGCGCGATCCCGAACGGCTCGGCCTGATGCTCGGCGGCATCGAGGCCGCCGGCACCGAGGCGCTGACCTCGATGCGCCGCATGGTCGGCCTGCTCCGCGAGGCGCAGGGCGAGACCGGCGCGGACGGCGCGGACGGCGCCGACGGCGCGGACGCCACCGCCGTCCAGGTCAGCGTGGTCCGGCTCGCGCGCGGCGACGGCTCGGTGGAGGTGGCGGTGCGCGACGACGGGCGGGGCCGGGGCGCGCCTGCCGGCCGGCGGGTTCGGCCTGGCGGGCCTGCGGGAACGGGTCGAGGCGATCGGCGGGCGGCTGCGCGCCGGGCCGCGGCCCGAGGGCGGCTGGGAGGTCGTGGCGGTCATTCCGGACCGCCGCCCCTGAGAGAATCGGCACCGTGA
- a CDS encoding response regulator, protein MTIRVLIADDQEMVRTGFRMIIDSRPGMEVVGEAADGVRAVELARRLRPDVCLFDIRMPRMDGLEATRLLAGPEVPDPLRVVIVTTFDMDEYVYGALRAGAAGFLLKDGGPALLLEAVRAAVNGGSLVSPSITVRLLERLTVPSPATAPPREPLTGRELEVVRLVARGRTNDEIAGELFVSLSTVKTHLGSVQRKLDARNRVEIAAWAWETGLMR, encoded by the coding sequence GTGACCATCCGCGTACTGATCGCCGACGACCAGGAGATGGTCCGGACCGGATTCCGGATGATCATCGATTCGCGGCCCGGCATGGAGGTGGTCGGGGAGGCCGCCGACGGCGTGCGGGCCGTGGAGCTGGCCCGGCGGCTGCGGCCGGACGTGTGCCTGTTCGACATCCGGATGCCCCGCATGGACGGGCTGGAGGCGACGCGGCTGCTGGCCGGGCCGGAGGTGCCCGACCCGCTGCGCGTGGTGATCGTCACGACGTTCGACATGGACGAGTACGTCTACGGCGCGCTGCGCGCCGGCGCCGCCGGCTTCCTGCTCAAGGACGGCGGCCCGGCACTGCTGCTGGAGGCCGTCCGGGCGGCGGTGAACGGCGGCTCCCTGGTCTCGCCCTCGATCACGGTCCGGCTGCTGGAACGGCTGACCGTCCCGTCCCCGGCCACGGCGCCGCCCCGCGAGCCGCTCACCGGGCGCGAGCTGGAGGTCGTCCGGCTCGTCGCGCGGGGAAGGACGAACGACGAGATCGCGGGGGAGCTGTTCGTCTCGCTCTCCACGGTCAAGACCCACCTCGGCAGCGTCCAGCGCAAGCTGGACGCCCGCAACCGGGTCGAGATCGCCGCGTGGGCCTGGGAGACCGGCCTCATGCGCTGA